A single window of Candidatus Flexicrinis affinis DNA harbors:
- a CDS encoding ABC transporter ATP-binding protein, producing MIVTNDLRKVYQMGDQTVEALRGVSVTINEGEMVAITGPSGSGKSTLMAILGALDVPSAGTYRLDGTELSDMNENQLAAIRNWRIGFVFQKFNLLARASALDNVALPLVYAGIPTRKRREMARAALELVDLGNRLWHKPAELSGGQQQRVAIARALVNTPSIILADEPTGNLDTKTGSDILDLFGRLHSEQGITLIIVTHAQEVAGQCERVIKIRDGLIEEDSAERATRPALEGGA from the coding sequence ATCATCGTCACTAACGACCTGCGCAAGGTGTATCAGATGGGCGACCAAACGGTCGAAGCCCTGCGCGGCGTCTCCGTGACCATCAACGAGGGGGAAATGGTCGCGATCACCGGGCCAAGCGGCAGCGGCAAGTCCACGCTGATGGCGATCCTCGGCGCGCTTGACGTGCCAAGCGCTGGGACATACCGGCTGGACGGCACCGAGCTATCCGACATGAACGAAAACCAGCTCGCGGCGATTCGCAACTGGCGTATCGGGTTCGTATTCCAGAAATTCAACCTGCTTGCCCGCGCTTCGGCGCTGGATAACGTCGCGCTGCCGCTGGTGTACGCGGGTATCCCTACGCGTAAGCGCCGTGAGATGGCCCGTGCGGCATTGGAACTCGTCGACCTCGGCAACCGTTTGTGGCACAAACCGGCCGAGCTTTCGGGCGGGCAGCAGCAGCGCGTGGCGATCGCACGTGCGCTCGTCAACACGCCGTCGATCATTCTTGCCGACGAACCAACCGGAAACCTCGATACCAAGACTGGAAGCGACATCCTCGACCTGTTTGGCCGCCTACACAGCGAGCAGGGCATCACGCTGATCATCGTGACACATGCCCAAGAGGTGGCTGGCCAGTGCGAGCGCGTCATCAAGATTCGTGACGGCTTGATCGAGGAGGACAGCGCCGAACGGGCCACCCGGCCTGCGCTGGAGGGTGGCGCATGA
- a CDS encoding ABC transporter permease, producing the protein MKRLLVPASWRFTAAIVLGIVLFASGLVSERWFDLDGYVKTVIEGMFDVEIPDGFTVPRSFGQQAAQTEVTDEQANRLSAATDLPPAVLRQLQFTFIAIFNPISLYGGYAVSAAGALIALGGAIGLGRKRSASTWDWMIRCGGLVSGVFFTYWLGTVNSAATVVPIVPSMNVLFWVALAATALMILRELLPSPPVEQLDQVASVSVGQNIGVAFDALRANKLRSALTMLGIVIGVMAVVSLLSVGRGAEAVITDQINNIGTNLVTVLPTTGISTLTLEDADAIRASVNDLASVVPQYIASAQIKSDQGSVQARVVGTSVDYTETSNLTVDLGRFFDATEYQTAARVAIVGTAVAEELFGGLSPVGRTIRVNSQRLEIIGLMQERDAGFGANPNLQIYVPLTTSYRSLFNARGIASSLETVSSIIISVESPDDIPRAKDDISRLLRRRHELALDDEDDFLIFDQQQLLDAASTITGVLTVMLGAIAGVSLLVGGIGIMNISLVSVTERTREIGLRKALGARRSHILQQFLIETTVLSTIGGALGVLLGVGLAQLINASGVLTASITADSVLLGLGFSIMVGIFFGVYPARRAARLQPIEALRYE; encoded by the coding sequence ATGAAGCGGCTTCTCGTGCCCGCCAGTTGGCGCTTCACCGCCGCGATCGTGCTGGGCATTGTCCTGTTTGCGTCCGGTCTGGTGTCTGAGCGGTGGTTCGACCTCGACGGCTACGTCAAGACGGTCATCGAAGGGATGTTCGACGTCGAGATCCCGGACGGCTTCACCGTTCCGCGGTCGTTTGGACAGCAGGCGGCGCAAACCGAAGTCACCGACGAGCAGGCAAACCGGCTCAGCGCCGCGACCGACCTACCGCCCGCGGTGCTGCGCCAGCTTCAATTCACATTTATCGCCATCTTCAATCCGATCTCGCTCTACGGCGGCTATGCCGTATCGGCAGCAGGCGCGTTGATCGCGCTCGGTGGCGCGATCGGGCTTGGCCGCAAACGCTCCGCATCGACATGGGACTGGATGATCCGCTGCGGGGGGCTGGTTTCCGGCGTTTTCTTCACGTACTGGCTCGGCACTGTCAATTCGGCGGCTACCGTCGTGCCGATCGTCCCGTCCATGAACGTGCTGTTCTGGGTCGCGCTCGCCGCTACGGCGCTGATGATTCTGCGTGAACTGCTGCCGTCGCCGCCTGTCGAGCAGTTGGATCAGGTCGCGTCGGTCAGCGTGGGACAGAACATCGGGGTGGCGTTCGATGCGCTGCGCGCCAACAAGCTGCGCTCGGCCCTGACCATGCTGGGCATCGTAATCGGCGTGATGGCCGTCGTTTCGCTGCTATCGGTCGGACGCGGTGCTGAAGCCGTCATCACCGACCAGATCAACAACATCGGCACAAATCTCGTGACCGTACTTCCGACGACGGGCATTAGCACGCTCACGCTAGAGGATGCCGACGCGATTCGCGCGTCGGTCAACGACCTCGCATCGGTAGTGCCGCAGTACATCGCGTCCGCGCAGATCAAGAGCGATCAAGGCAGCGTACAGGCGCGGGTAGTCGGGACGTCCGTCGACTATACCGAGACCAGCAATCTGACGGTTGACCTCGGCCGGTTCTTCGACGCAACCGAATACCAGACCGCTGCCCGGGTCGCGATCGTCGGCACGGCAGTGGCCGAGGAGCTGTTCGGTGGACTGAGCCCGGTGGGTCGCACTATTCGGGTCAACAGCCAGCGGCTCGAAATCATCGGGCTGATGCAGGAGCGCGACGCTGGTTTCGGCGCAAACCCGAATCTCCAGATCTATGTCCCGCTGACGACCAGCTACCGCAGCCTCTTCAACGCGCGTGGCATCGCGTCGAGCTTGGAGACCGTCTCCAGCATTATCATCTCGGTCGAGTCGCCAGACGATATTCCGCGCGCCAAAGACGACATCTCGCGCTTGCTTCGGCGCAGGCACGAACTCGCCCTCGACGACGAGGACGACTTTCTGATCTTCGACCAGCAGCAGCTCCTTGACGCGGCTTCGACAATCACGGGCGTGCTCACGGTGATGCTTGGCGCGATCGCCGGCGTGTCGCTGCTTGTCGGCGGCATCGGCATCATGAATATCAGCCTCGTGTCCGTCACCGAACGTACACGCGAGATCGGTCTGCGAAAGGCACTCGGCGCGCGCCGCTCGCACATTCTGCAGCAGTTCCTGATCGAAACCACCGTCCTGAGCACGATCGGCGGCGCGCTTGGCGTCCTGTTGGGCGTCGGCCTCGCCCAGCTCATCAACGCGAGCGGCGTCCTAACCGCCAGTATCACTGCCGATTCGGTGCTGCTCGGTCTTGGCTTCAGCATCATGGTCGGCATCTTCTTCGGCGTCTACCCTGCCCGGCGTGCTGCCCGGCTGCAGCCCATCGAGGCCCTGCGCTATGAATAG
- a CDS encoding ABC transporter substrate-binding protein, whose product MTRFAALLLILTLAITGVFAQDDTETIRVVFIAARSGTDGAADQAAYAAAQQAVREVNDNDDDPVEATDGTRYEIEIERVLVTDGDDALDAYQDALDDGADVVLASVSTSLQDALLGRASLPIPVLYFAENDSNPAAAIKLAPDVQSQITAMADYIIDERGAQSVAIVNADTVTADARADAFERAIGVGALALRSVHEADETDFSDVARSVRDSDADAIFVWTLDAQGRALLRALDDVGWSGLVMYGDIDAGFVTASSAELIDGLLGPAAWNPTAVNPQTRAFTTEYAAGADSPTLTEESGAYYDAISLIAETLRRTPTLSRVNLGATSFTGVQGDYTNGRPNTVRLFEIGAGGEWIEAARYVGAVCETCPDFFVSDTTEVNEAREVLFNIALLADQSGTTSEVGRHAQQAIELAVREINELGGIIGPQNVRYTLRLAVYDAPDATAAPAAFERAVREGANVIVGPDLNSYVVLTALAADAVGIPQIATATGLTSPSLSTLQFLKQGRSNDRTRAAAAVSFVSEELELTNLALIVGRTDWGLNVQSAVRAAVRATEDAELVFSAEHGPELPDLSVFVPDILNSGAEAVMVWSTPASMLSLVQALAETEWQGTLVYGYALPNLPELASLASLPDGVRLLLPVGWWPTATDWAGRWFADQYRELFDEEPIEQTAAYYDAIHLIRRAIEVGGPAPAALQDFLTNDAQFIGAQGTYNPATYGTGELTQAVMILEWRDGQMAPAARYNACDGVCDRVD is encoded by the coding sequence ATGACACGGTTCGCGGCTCTGCTGCTCATCCTGACGCTGGCGATCACCGGCGTATTTGCCCAAGACGACACCGAGACGATCCGCGTTGTGTTCATCGCCGCACGAAGCGGAACCGACGGGGCCGCTGATCAGGCGGCTTATGCAGCGGCGCAGCAGGCCGTGCGCGAGGTGAACGATAACGACGACGATCCCGTCGAAGCGACAGATGGGACGCGCTACGAGATTGAGATCGAACGCGTGCTGGTCACCGATGGGGACGACGCGCTCGACGCGTATCAGGACGCACTGGACGACGGCGCGGATGTCGTGCTGGCGTCGGTATCAACGTCTTTGCAAGACGCGCTCTTGGGCCGCGCAAGCCTGCCGATCCCCGTGCTCTATTTCGCGGAGAATGACAGTAATCCGGCGGCCGCGATCAAGCTCGCACCCGATGTGCAGAGTCAGATCACGGCCATGGCCGACTACATCATCGACGAACGCGGCGCACAGTCGGTTGCAATCGTTAACGCCGACACCGTCACGGCCGACGCGCGCGCCGACGCGTTCGAGCGCGCAATCGGCGTTGGTGCACTCGCCTTGCGCAGCGTTCACGAAGCCGATGAGACGGACTTCTCGGATGTCGCGCGGAGCGTGCGTGACAGTGACGCCGACGCGATCTTCGTCTGGACGTTGGACGCGCAAGGCCGCGCACTGCTGCGCGCGCTTGACGACGTCGGTTGGTCGGGGCTGGTCATGTATGGCGATATCGACGCAGGATTTGTCACGGCTAGCAGTGCCGAGTTGATCGATGGGTTGCTCGGCCCGGCAGCCTGGAACCCGACGGCCGTCAATCCGCAGACGCGCGCATTTACCACAGAGTATGCCGCCGGTGCCGATTCCCCTACCCTGACCGAAGAGAGCGGTGCGTACTACGACGCCATCTCCCTCATCGCTGAGACCCTGCGGCGAACGCCGACGCTGTCACGCGTCAACCTCGGTGCGACCAGCTTCACCGGCGTGCAAGGGGATTACACGAACGGACGGCCCAACACGGTGCGCCTGTTCGAGATCGGCGCTGGCGGCGAATGGATCGAGGCGGCGCGCTACGTCGGCGCGGTCTGCGAGACCTGCCCCGATTTCTTCGTGAGTGACACGACGGAAGTGAACGAGGCTCGTGAGGTGTTGTTCAACATCGCGCTGCTCGCCGATCAAAGCGGTACGACGTCCGAGGTCGGCAGGCATGCCCAGCAGGCGATCGAGCTCGCCGTCCGCGAGATTAACGAGTTGGGCGGCATCATTGGGCCGCAGAACGTGCGCTATACGCTCAGGCTGGCCGTATACGATGCGCCGGATGCGACCGCTGCCCCTGCGGCGTTCGAGCGCGCTGTCCGCGAAGGCGCGAACGTCATCGTCGGCCCGGACTTGAACAGCTACGTGGTGCTAACTGCGCTGGCGGCCGATGCGGTCGGGATTCCGCAGATTGCCACAGCCACCGGCCTCACGTCGCCAAGCCTGAGCACGCTTCAGTTCCTCAAGCAGGGCCGGTCCAACGACCGTACGCGCGCCGCGGCCGCTGTCAGCTTCGTCTCCGAGGAGTTGGAATTGACGAATCTCGCGCTGATCGTCGGCCGTACCGACTGGGGCCTGAATGTGCAGTCCGCCGTGCGCGCGGCAGTACGCGCAACCGAGGACGCCGAACTCGTGTTCTCTGCGGAGCATGGGCCGGAGCTGCCAGACCTGTCCGTCTTCGTGCCAGACATCCTGAATTCGGGTGCAGAGGCCGTCATGGTCTGGTCGACGCCGGCGTCGATGCTCTCGCTCGTGCAGGCGCTGGCAGAAACCGAGTGGCAAGGGACACTGGTCTACGGATATGCCTTGCCCAACCTGCCCGAACTCGCGAGCTTGGCGTCGCTGCCCGACGGCGTGCGCCTTCTGCTGCCGGTCGGTTGGTGGCCCACCGCGACCGATTGGGCGGGCCGTTGGTTTGCCGACCAGTACCGCGAGTTATTCGATGAGGAGCCGATCGAGCAAACCGCCGCCTACTACGACGCTATCC